A stretch of the Medicago truncatula cultivar Jemalong A17 chromosome 5, MtrunA17r5.0-ANR, whole genome shotgun sequence genome encodes the following:
- the LOC11418060 gene encoding myb family transcription factor PHL8 — protein sequence MQNQSMHFVLSTDAKPRLKWTPELHQRFIDAINQLGGADKATPKSIMRVMEIPGLTLYHLKSHLQKYRLGKSQQLETCSDNKKQVYTETMSWDEQCSREIGQGDHNQITENMEISHALEMQMEVERKLNEQIEVQKHLQLRIDAQGKYLQSVLMKAQEALSGYNSSPIGIKLTKDELSQLVTMINNACPSSPISDLTESRGLSLNYEERKHENGTSLCSLESSLTSSESSERKEEKHSLEDIRDFKNSSAISLELPLMAMHSEEKSLSCPMSVSVLRSDDSSNEANGRKRNEETKFDGSYVENDSLRKRCGNKLKKAKLSEKFDLNRQCQNDMESTSSKMLLDLNCSLNFCEP from the exons ATGCAGAATCAAAGTATGCATTTTGTTCTATCCACTGATGCAAAACCAAGGCTCAAATGGACTCCTGAACTTCACCAAAGATTCATTGATGCAATTAATCAACTTGGAGGTGCAGATA AAGCAACACCAAAGAGTATTATGAGGGTGATGGAAATTCCAGGACTTACTTTGTACCATCTCAAGAGCCATTTACAG AAATATAGACTTGGGAAAAGCCAACAACTAGAAACCTGCTCTGACAACAAAAAACAAG TATACACAGAAACCATGAGCTGGGATGAACAATGCAGCAGAGAAATCGGTCAAGGGGACCATAATCAAATCACTGA AAACATGGAGATATCTCATGCTCTAGAAATGCAAATGGAAGTAGAAAGGAAACTTAATGAACAAATTGAG GTGCAGAAACATTTGCAGCTTCGAATTGACGCTCAAGGAAAATATTTACAATCGGTACTAATGAAGGCGCAGGAAGCCCTCTCTGGATACAATTCTTCACCAATTGGGATAAAACTCACAAAAGATGAACTCTCTCAATTGGTTACTATGATCAACAATGCTTGTCCAAGTTCTCCAATCTCAGATCTAACAGAATCAAGAGGGTTAAGTTTAAACTACGAGGAGAGGAAACATGAAAATGGAACTTCTTTGTGTTCATTGGAAAGTTCTTTGACATCTTCTGAGAGCTcagagagaaaggaagagaaaCATTCATTAGAAGATATAAGAGACTTCAAAAATTCTAGTGCTATTTCACTTGAATTGCCACTAATGGCCATGCACTCAGAAGAGAAATCATTGTCGTGTCCAATGTCTGTGTCTGTGCTTCGTAGCGATGATTCAAGTAATGAAGCTAatgggagaaagagaaatgaagAAACTAAATTTGATGGTAGCTATGTTGAGAATGATTCATTAAGGAAAAGATGTGGCAACAAGTTGAAGAAAGCTAAGTTGTCAGAAAAGTTTGACTTGAATAGACAATGTCAGAATGACATGGAATCAACAAGTTCAAAAATGCTATTAGACTTAAATTGCAGTTTAAACTTTTGTGAACCATGA